One Nocardioides dongkuii genomic window, GACCCGGTCACCCCCGACCCGGCGAGGCGGGGCTGGCTCGACCTCGAGGACGTGGCCCTCACCTACCCCGGCGCCGACCGGCCGGTGCTCGAGGGGGTCTCGTTCTCGGCCCGCCCCGGCACGACGGTGGCGGTCGTCGGCTCCACCGGCGCGGGCAAGTCCACGCTGGTCAACCTGGTCCCGCGGCTCTTCGACGCCACCGGGGGCGTGGTGCGCGTCGGCGGCGTCGACGTACGACGGCTCGACCCCGACGCACTCTGGTCGCAGATCGGCCTGGTCCCGCAGCGGGCGTACCTGTTCTCCGGGACGGTCCGCAGCAACCTCCTGCACGGGCGGCCCGACGCGACCGAGGAGCAGCTGTGGGCGGCGCTCGAGGTGGCCCAGGCCGCCGCGTTCGTCGCGGACCTGCCCGAGGGGCTGGACGCCCCGGTCTCCCAGGGCGGCACCAACTTCTCCGGTGGCCAGCGCCAGCGGCTCGCGATCGCCCGGGCCGTCGTCCGCCGCCCCGCGGTCTACCTCTTCGACGACGCGTTCTCCGCGCTGGACCTCGCGACCGACGCGCGGCTGCGCGCCGCGCTCGGCCCGGTCACCACCGACGCGACGGTGCTGGTCGTCGCCCAGCGGGTCTCCTCGATCCGCGACGCCGACCTGATCCTGGTGCTGGAGGACGGCCACGTCGTCGGCCGGGGCACCCACGACGAGCTGGTCGCCGGGTGCGCCACCTACCAGGAGATCGTCGCCTCCCAGCTGACCGCGGAGGAGGCGGCGTGACCACCTCCGAGCGACCCGCGGGCGCCAAGCCGGGGCAGGGCTTCCAGGCGACGGAGCGGATCGAGGCCCCGGCCGGCGGGCCCGGCCGCGGCCCGATGGGCGGCATGGTCGCCCAGAAGGCGATGGACTTCGGGCCGTCGGCGCGCCGCCTGGTCGCCGGCATGCGCCCGGTCCGCGGCCAGGCGCTCCTGGTCGTCCTGCTGGTCACCGCGTCGGTCCTGCTGATGGCGATCGGCCCGCGGCTGCTGGGGCACGCCACCGACCTCGTCTTCCGTGGCGCGGTCGGCGGGTCGGTGCCGGCGGGCACGCCCGACTCGGCGCTCCCGGACGCGGTGCAGGACCAGGGGGTCGTGGCCGGCCAGGGCGTCGACTTCGCCGCGGTCGGGGAGTGGCTGCTGCTCGTGCTGGCGGTGTACGTCGCGGCGTCGCTGCTGTCCTGGCTGGCCGGCTACGTGCTCAACGGCGTCGTCCAGCACACCGTGCGGCGGATGCGCCAGGACGTCGAGGACAAGATCCACCGGCTCCCGCTGCGGTACTTCGACCGCTCGCCGCGCGGCGAGCTCCTGAGCCGGGTCACCAACGACATCGACAACGTCAGCCAGACCCTGCAGCAGACGATGAGCCAGCTGCTCCAGTCCGTGCTCACCGTGCTCGCGGTGCTCGCGATGATGCTGTGGATCTCCCCGCTGCTCGCCCTGGTGGCGCTGGCCACCGTCCCGCTGTCGTTCTGGGTCACCCGGGCGATCATGAAGCGGTCCCAGGGGCAGTTCGTCGCCCAGTGGCGTCGTACCGGCCAGCTCAACGGGCACATCGAGGAGGCCTTCTCCGGCCACGCGCTGGTCAAGGTGCTCGGCCGCACCCGCGAGGTGGAGCGGTCCTTCGAGGAGCACAACGAGGGCCTGTACGAGGTGTCGTTCCGGGCGCAGTTCGTCAGCGGGCTGGTGATGCCGGCGATGATGTTCCTCGGCAACCTCAACTACGTCGTCGTGGCGGTCGTGGGCGCGTTCCGGGTCTCCAGCGGGGCGCTGACCCTGGGCGAGGTGCAGGCGTTCGTGCAGTACACCCGGCAGTTCACGCAGCCGCTCACCACGGTGGCCTCGATGGCCAACCTGCTGCAGTCGGGGGTCGCGTCCGCCGAGCGGGTCTTCGAGCTGCTCGACGCCGACGAGGAGCCGCCCGACGTCCCCGCCGCCGGCGGGCCGGCTGCCCGGCGCGGCGAGGTCCGGTTCGAGCACGTCTCGTTCTCCTACGACCCCGAGCGGCCGCTCATCACCGACCTGTCCCTGGTCGCGAGGCCGGGCGAGACGGTGGCGATCGTCGGCCCCACCGGGGCCGGCAAGACGACGCTGGTCAACCTGGTGATGCGCTTCTACGACCTCGACGCGGGCCGGATCACGCTCGACGGCGTCGACATCGCCGCCGTGCCGAGGGCGCAGCTGCGCGAGCAGGTCGGGATGGTGCTCCAGGACGCGTGGCTCTTCGAGGGCACGATCCGCGACAACATCGCCTACGGCCGCCCGGGCGCCTCCGAGGAGGAGGTGCTCCACGCCGCCCGCGCCACGTTCGTGGACCGCTTCGTCCACTCCCTCCCCGAGGGCTACGACACCCTGGTCGACGAGGAGGGGTCCAGCCTCTCCGCGGGCGAGCGGCAGCTGGTGACCATCGCCCGCGCCTTCCTCACCGACCCGGCGCTGCTGATCCTCGACGAGGCCACCAGCTCGGTGGACACGCGCACCGAGGTGCTCGTGCAGCAGGCGATGGCCGCGCTGCGCACCGACCGGACCTCGTTCGTGATCGCCCACCGGCTCTCGACCATCCGCGACGCGGACCTGATCCTGGTGATGGAGGACGGCGCCATCGTCGAGCAGGGCGACCACGCCACCCTGCTCGCCGCCGGGGGCGCGTACGCCCGGCTGCACGCGGCCCAGTTCGCCGCCGCGAAAAGTCCTTGAGCACCGCCCCGGAGCGACCTACCGTGGTCGCACACGGGAAAGGAGGTGGTCCGGAGAATGAGTTCTTCTTGGACGCGTGAGGTGGCTGCCCGCTAGCAGCCCCAGCAGGACGACGGGGCAGGAGTGCCCCCGAGGCTGCTGGCGAATCCACAGCAGCTACCCGACCCGCAGGCGAACCGGGACCACGTCCCCCGGTGCGGCCCGGACCCCGGTCAGACCAGGATCCGGCGCCACGCCTGCGGGTCGCTGCGTCTCCGCCGGGTCTCCCGCCGCCTCAGGGGGACGCTCAGGCCGCGGCGGTCTCGCGACCCTCGTCGACCTCGGTCGGCTCGAGCGGCACCGCGACCGGTCGCGGCGGCTCGCCGACCAGCGCCTCGACGATGGAGATCGCGACCCAGGCCACGACCAGCGCGACCGCGAACCGCAGCAGCGCGGTCTCCATCGTCAGCTGCTGGGTGACGAACCCCTGCCAGAGGGCGGGGGAGGAGACCAGCGCGGCGGCGCCCAGGACCGGGGCGGAGACCATCCTCATGCCGTCACCTGCATCGCGTGCTCGCGGGCCGGGTCGGCGGAGACGACGCCGGCGGAGCGCACCTGGGCGGTGCCGCTGAGCTCGGAGTAGGCGAGGACCGGCAGCCGGTCGATCGCCGGCCGCACCAGCCGGCGTACGGCGGCGCGCAGCTGCGGGGCGCAGACGAGCACCGGCCGGGTGTTGCGGTTCTCGGCGTCCACGAGGAGCTGGGCCAGGCTGCCGACCATCGCGTGCATGGTCACCGGGTCCAGCACGATCACCGTGCCCTGCTCGGAGGGGCGCATCGCCTCCAGCATCCGCTGCTCGAACTGCGGCTCGAAGCTGATCACGTGGACGGTCCCGTCGGCGATGTGCGGGGCGACCACCGCCGGGCCGAGGGCGCCGCGCGCGACCTCGACGAGCGCGTCGAGGTCCTTGGTGGTCTGCGCGCGGAGCGAGAGCGCCTCGTAGATGCGCACCAGGTCGCGGATGGACACGCCCTCGTCGAGCAGGCACTGGAGCACCCGCTGCACCTCGCCGAGGCTGAGGTGCGCCGGGACGAGCTCGTCGACGACGTTGGGGTGGGTGCGCTTGACGACGTCGGTGAGCAGCCGGACGTCCTCGCGGCCGAGCAGCCGGGCGGCGTGGGTGGAGACGACCTCGGCGAGGTGGGTGGTGATCACCGCGGCCCGGTCGACGACGGTGGCGCCGCTGAGCTCGGCCTGGCTGCGCAGCTCCGAGGGGATCCACTTGGCCTCGAG contains:
- a CDS encoding ABC transporter ATP-binding protein, with translation MGGMVAQKAMDFGPSARRLVAGMRPVRGQALLVVLLVTASVLLMAIGPRLLGHATDLVFRGAVGGSVPAGTPDSALPDAVQDQGVVAGQGVDFAAVGEWLLLVLAVYVAASLLSWLAGYVLNGVVQHTVRRMRQDVEDKIHRLPLRYFDRSPRGELLSRVTNDIDNVSQTLQQTMSQLLQSVLTVLAVLAMMLWISPLLALVALATVPLSFWVTRAIMKRSQGQFVAQWRRTGQLNGHIEEAFSGHALVKVLGRTREVERSFEEHNEGLYEVSFRAQFVSGLVMPAMMFLGNLNYVVVAVVGAFRVSSGALTLGEVQAFVQYTRQFTQPLTTVASMANLLQSGVASAERVFELLDADEEPPDVPAAGGPAARRGEVRFEHVSFSYDPERPLITDLSLVARPGETVAIVGPTGAGKTTLVNLVMRFYDLDAGRITLDGVDIAAVPRAQLREQVGMVLQDAWLFEGTIRDNIAYGRPGASEEEVLHAARATFVDRFVHSLPEGYDTLVDEEGSSLSAGERQLVTIARAFLTDPALLILDEATSSVDTRTEVLVQQAMAALRTDRTSFVIAHRLSTIRDADLILVMEDGAIVEQGDHATLLAAGGAYARLHAAQFAAAKSP